From a region of the Microterricola gilva genome:
- a CDS encoding DUF3618 domain-containing protein: MTATPESSATASSTAAAQQQAPRRSRAELQADAARARAELAATLDAIEDKLNVPKQIGLAADRTGARVRRMAAENPLALGAVALAAATAVGLGVWAIIRAVRN, from the coding sequence ATGACCGCCACGCCTGAGAGCAGCGCGACCGCCTCGAGCACGGCCGCCGCGCAGCAGCAAGCGCCGCGCCGCAGTCGGGCCGAGTTGCAGGCCGACGCCGCGCGCGCACGCGCAGAGCTCGCCGCAACCCTCGACGCCATCGAAGACAAGCTCAACGTTCCCAAGCAGATCGGGCTCGCAGCCGACCGCACGGGCGCCCGCGTGCGCCGCATGGCGGCAGAGAACCCGCTCGCCCTCGGTGCCGTCGCTCTGGCGGCGGCGACCGCCGTCGGCCTCGGCGTCTGGGCCATCATTCGCGCGGTCCGGAACTAA
- a CDS encoding phage holin family protein translates to MSEHDGNPLKAANRRSLFELIGDLPGLLVDLVRAEIEQFKAELSEKGQRIGLGVALMAVAAGFAFFGLAVLVACAVLAFALIVPAWLAALIVAGILFLLAILLIFIGRGRIQAGLAKSEFDVDLRRDMDVFKGEGSYDRHA, encoded by the coding sequence ATGAGCGAACATGACGGAAACCCACTGAAGGCGGCGAACAGGCGGTCCCTCTTTGAGCTGATCGGCGACCTTCCCGGGTTGCTCGTCGACCTGGTCCGCGCCGAGATCGAGCAGTTCAAGGCCGAACTCAGCGAGAAGGGTCAGCGCATCGGCCTCGGCGTTGCGCTCATGGCCGTTGCCGCCGGGTTCGCCTTCTTCGGACTCGCAGTGCTCGTCGCCTGTGCCGTGCTCGCGTTCGCGCTCATCGTTCCGGCCTGGCTGGCCGCGCTGATCGTGGCCGGGATCCTCTTCCTGCTCGCCATTCTGCTGATCTTCATCGGTCGCGGCCGTATCCAGGCCGGCCTGGCCAAGAGCGAGTTCGACGTCGATCTGCGCCGTGACATGGACGTCTTCAAGGGAGAGGGATCGTATGACCGCCACGCCTGA
- a CDS encoding protoporphyrinogen/coproporphyrinogen oxidase — MSAEQNPAPTVDVAVVGAGVAGLVAARACARLGLSVLILEAADAAGGCVGRTELAGLSLDTGAEGFATRNDSVAELLGELGLGGEIVDPNPAGAWLRLPPLTGTDAITVPMPKLSLLGIPSSPLADDVRAAIGWKNSIRAYSDRLRPVLTIGTEKNFGKLVEQRMGKAVLDRLVSPISSGVYSADAHDLEVDVVAPGLNAALTRAGSLSGAVALLKSDAKPGAGVRGIRGGMHRLVDALLAEAAHFDAELRLGSRVTGLRENADGTWALTATERPAPESDAPEPDALATETPVTERVERVVTARTVILAAPATVSLGLLAAARPEWSEASDSAWASGSAVEIVTLVLDAPELDGAPRGTGVLVAADTPGTTAKALTHSTAKWAWLAEAAGPGRHVVRLSYGRLGQESPSAALDDAELTALALRDASAILGVPLAASQLVDSARTPWRDALSHAAIGQRERVTALRARLEEETTLAATGSWLGGTGLASVIPDATAAASGIRRHFVHL; from the coding sequence ATGAGCGCCGAGCAGAACCCGGCGCCAACCGTTGACGTCGCCGTCGTCGGGGCCGGCGTTGCCGGTCTGGTCGCCGCGCGCGCCTGCGCCAGGCTCGGACTCTCGGTGCTGATCCTCGAGGCCGCGGATGCCGCGGGCGGCTGCGTCGGCCGCACCGAGCTCGCCGGCCTGAGCCTCGACACCGGTGCAGAGGGCTTCGCGACCCGCAACGACTCCGTGGCAGAGCTGCTCGGTGAGCTCGGGCTCGGCGGCGAGATCGTCGATCCGAACCCTGCAGGAGCCTGGCTGCGCCTGCCGCCGCTGACCGGGACGGACGCCATCACGGTGCCGATGCCGAAGCTCTCGCTGCTCGGCATCCCCTCGTCGCCCCTCGCCGATGACGTGCGCGCCGCGATCGGCTGGAAGAACTCCATCCGCGCATACTCCGACCGCCTGCGCCCCGTGCTCACGATCGGCACGGAGAAGAACTTCGGCAAGCTCGTCGAACAGCGCATGGGCAAGGCCGTGCTCGACCGACTCGTCTCGCCCATCTCATCCGGTGTCTACTCGGCCGACGCGCACGACCTCGAGGTCGATGTCGTCGCACCGGGGCTGAACGCCGCGCTCACCCGCGCCGGGTCGCTCTCCGGGGCGGTTGCCCTGCTGAAGAGCGACGCCAAGCCGGGAGCGGGCGTGCGCGGCATCCGCGGTGGCATGCACCGCCTCGTCGACGCGCTGCTTGCCGAGGCCGCCCACTTCGACGCCGAGCTGCGCCTCGGCTCCCGTGTGACGGGCCTGCGTGAGAACGCCGACGGCACGTGGGCGCTGACCGCGACCGAGCGGCCCGCGCCCGAGTCCGACGCGCCGGAGCCCGACGCGCTGGCGACCGAAACACCGGTGACCGAGCGGGTCGAGCGCGTGGTCACCGCCCGCACCGTCATCCTGGCCGCGCCCGCGACCGTCTCGCTCGGTCTTCTGGCCGCGGCGCGGCCAGAGTGGAGCGAGGCGAGCGATTCCGCATGGGCCTCCGGCTCCGCGGTGGAGATCGTCACGCTCGTGCTCGACGCCCCGGAGCTCGATGGCGCTCCGCGCGGTACCGGCGTGCTCGTGGCCGCCGACACACCAGGCACCACCGCGAAGGCGCTCACCCACTCCACCGCGAAGTGGGCGTGGCTGGCCGAGGCAGCTGGGCCGGGGCGTCACGTCGTGCGCCTGTCGTACGGCCGTCTCGGGCAGGAGAGCCCGAGCGCGGCGCTCGACGACGCCGAGCTCACCGCCCTCGCCCTGCGCGACGCGAGCGCCATCCTCGGCGTTCCGCTCGCCGCGTCCCAGCTCGTCGATTCGGCGCGCACGCCGTGGCGCGACGCACTCTCGCACGCCGCCATCGGCCAGCGGGAACGGGTCACGGCCCTGCGCGCGCGGCTCGAGGAGGAGACGACGCTCGCCGCGACGGGATCCTGGCTGGGCGGCACGGGGCTTGCCTCAGTGATTCCGGATGCCACGGCCGCCGCCTCCGGCATCCGCCGCCACTTCGTGCACCTCTAG
- the hemE gene encoding uroporphyrinogen decarboxylase, which produces MNHDARQTLPPQHPLATGLTSRSRLIRAYRGDRPEVTPVWFMRQAGRSLPEYRELRVGTKMLDACLDPALASEITLQPVRRHGVDAGIFFSDIVVPLKLVGVEVEIVAGRGPVMGKAVRTAADVAELTALDPDVLDASLAPISEAVARTVAALADIAPSHRVDGEPASVTPLIGFAGAPFTLAAYLVEGGPSKDHLAARALMHSEPEAWAALMRWTAEVTGRFLRAQILAGASAAQLFDSWAGALSLEDYEEHVAPASAHALSFVSDLGYYERGTDGAADPERVWNRVPIVHFGVGTSELLAAMHRVGADVVGVDYRLAIDEGIRRLGGDVPVQGNVDPALLGAPWPVLEAHVRDVLRRGESAPAHVLNLGHGVPPETDPTVLSRVVELVHGR; this is translated from the coding sequence GTGAACCACGACGCTCGCCAGACTCTGCCGCCTCAGCACCCCCTCGCCACCGGCCTCACCAGCCGCTCGCGCCTGATCCGCGCCTACCGCGGCGACCGGCCAGAGGTGACGCCGGTCTGGTTCATGCGCCAGGCCGGGCGCTCGCTGCCCGAGTACCGCGAACTGCGCGTCGGCACGAAGATGCTCGACGCCTGCCTCGACCCTGCCCTGGCCAGTGAGATCACGCTGCAGCCCGTGCGCAGGCACGGGGTGGATGCCGGAATCTTCTTCAGCGACATCGTCGTTCCGCTCAAGCTCGTCGGCGTCGAGGTCGAGATCGTGGCCGGCCGCGGGCCCGTGATGGGCAAGGCCGTGCGCACCGCGGCCGACGTGGCCGAGCTCACCGCCCTCGACCCCGACGTTCTCGATGCTTCGCTGGCTCCGATCTCCGAGGCCGTCGCGCGCACCGTCGCGGCACTCGCCGACATCGCGCCGTCGCACCGCGTCGACGGCGAGCCCGCATCTGTAACCCCCTTGATCGGTTTCGCCGGAGCGCCGTTCACGCTCGCGGCCTACCTCGTCGAGGGCGGGCCGTCGAAGGACCACCTCGCCGCCCGCGCCCTGATGCACTCCGAGCCAGAGGCCTGGGCCGCGCTGATGCGCTGGACCGCCGAGGTGACAGGGCGCTTCCTGCGCGCGCAGATCCTGGCCGGCGCCAGCGCCGCGCAACTCTTCGACTCCTGGGCCGGCGCGCTGTCGCTTGAGGACTACGAGGAGCATGTCGCCCCGGCATCCGCCCACGCTCTGAGCTTCGTCAGCGACCTCGGCTACTACGAGCGCGGCACCGACGGGGCGGCCGATCCCGAGCGGGTCTGGAACCGCGTTCCGATCGTGCACTTCGGCGTCGGAACGAGCGAGCTGCTCGCGGCCATGCACCGCGTCGGAGCCGACGTGGTCGGCGTCGACTACCGCCTGGCCATCGACGAGGGCATCCGTCGCCTCGGCGGCGACGTGCCGGTGCAGGGCAACGTCGACCCCGCGCTGCTCGGCGCGCCGTGGCCGGTGCTCGAGGCCCACGTGCGCGATGTGCTGCGTCGCGGCGAGAGCGCACCGGCCCACGTGCTCAATCTCGGCCACGGGGTGCCGCCGGAGACGGACCCCACCGTGCTCAGCCGCGTCGTCGAACTGGTGCACGGCCGATGA
- a CDS encoding glutamyl-tRNA reductase, with translation MLICLSASHKNSHFDLLEQLSVDAAAMGERIVSEHRALPGAPALQGAVVVATCNRFETYLDLDAPFGQSPLPTVFAAIDAVSASTGVSSEVLRDSLQLVHGNGVAEHLFAVSAGLESVVVGEGEIAGQVRRSLEQARTAGTTSPELERLFQRASQTSRGVKNRTGIGSAGRSLVRLSLELAESRVSDWAETSVLLVGTGRYAGASLAALRDRGAENVRVYSPSGRAERFATNHGILPVAHADFAGVAASVDLIVTCTTAETHVVDAALLSAGREAAATPSARQLLIDLGLPRNIDPDVAELTGVELLDLETISIHAPLEELNATQEARAIVGKAARTFTKVAEEQSLAPAVVALRSHVFDLLDAEIARAQSKGDPDGRIEQSLRHLAGVLLHTPMVRSRELARDGEQQAWLDGLDALFGLKIETPDAARAGSDIPSITGTAAGCPVGGDRLRAAND, from the coding sequence GTGCTCATCTGCCTCTCTGCGAGTCACAAGAACTCTCACTTCGATCTGCTCGAACAGCTCTCTGTCGACGCGGCGGCCATGGGCGAGCGCATCGTGAGCGAACACCGCGCGCTTCCCGGGGCTCCGGCCCTGCAGGGCGCCGTCGTCGTTGCCACCTGCAACCGCTTCGAGACCTACCTCGATCTCGACGCCCCCTTCGGCCAGTCACCCCTGCCCACCGTGTTCGCCGCGATCGACGCGGTCAGCGCCAGCACCGGGGTGAGCAGCGAGGTGCTGCGCGACAGCCTGCAGCTCGTGCACGGCAACGGCGTGGCCGAGCACCTCTTCGCCGTCTCGGCCGGCCTCGAATCCGTCGTCGTCGGCGAGGGCGAGATCGCCGGCCAGGTTCGCCGCTCTCTGGAGCAGGCACGCACAGCCGGAACGACGAGCCCCGAGCTGGAGCGCCTCTTCCAGCGCGCATCGCAGACCTCGCGCGGCGTCAAGAACCGCACCGGCATCGGCTCGGCCGGCCGCTCCCTCGTCCGACTCTCGCTCGAACTCGCCGAGAGCCGTGTCAGCGACTGGGCCGAGACGAGCGTTCTGCTCGTCGGCACCGGGCGCTACGCCGGTGCGTCGCTGGCCGCGCTGCGCGACCGCGGAGCCGAGAACGTGCGGGTCTACTCGCCGTCCGGCCGGGCGGAGCGCTTCGCAACCAACCACGGCATCCTGCCCGTCGCGCACGCCGATTTCGCGGGCGTCGCGGCATCCGTCGACCTCATCGTGACCTGCACGACCGCCGAGACCCACGTCGTCGACGCCGCCCTGCTCAGCGCCGGCCGCGAGGCAGCGGCAACGCCGAGCGCCCGCCAGTTGCTGATCGACCTCGGCCTGCCGCGCAACATCGACCCCGATGTGGCCGAGCTGACCGGCGTCGAACTGCTCGACCTCGAGACGATCAGCATCCACGCGCCGCTCGAGGAGCTGAACGCCACGCAGGAGGCCCGCGCCATCGTCGGCAAGGCCGCCCGCACCTTCACGAAGGTCGCGGAGGAGCAGTCACTCGCCCCCGCCGTCGTCGCGCTCCGCAGCCACGTCTTCGACCTCCTCGACGCCGAGATCGCCCGCGCGCAGAGCAAGGGCGATCCGGACGGACGCATCGAGCAGTCGCTGCGCCACCTCGCCGGGGTGCTGCTGCACACGCCCATGGTGCGCTCCCGCGAGCTCGCCCGCGACGGCGAGCAGCAGGCTTGGCTCGACGGCCTTGACGCCCTCTTCGGCCTGAAGATCGAGACCCCGGATGCCGCACGCGCCGGTTCCGACATCCCGAGCATCACGGGCACCGCGGCCGGTTGCCCGGTCGGCGGCGACCGCCTGCGCGCGGCCAACGACTAG
- a CDS encoding GNAT family N-acetyltransferase, which yields MSSAPDTTPDLAAPAPGLPDSAEAPTPPPGYFHGFPFDSGPLAIAPIQTERLILRPLTVDDVADVWEYQRLDEVLRYIPWPRRTAEEGAAHTRRRAELRTLDGTADSAIFLACELAADDERVAGSAGRVIGDVMLRLSSVETAELEIGWVFHPDFAGRGYATEAAEATLRLAFDGIGAHRVIANLDPRNEASARLCVRLGLLHEATLRESYWDKGEWSDTGIYGMIAHEWRAREDTPAPHTP from the coding sequence ATGAGCTCGGCACCGGACACCACCCCTGACCTCGCAGCGCCGGCGCCCGGTCTGCCCGATTCCGCGGAGGCCCCGACTCCCCCTCCGGGCTACTTCCACGGCTTCCCCTTCGACAGCGGCCCGCTCGCGATCGCGCCCATCCAGACCGAACGGCTCATCCTGCGCCCGCTCACGGTCGACGATGTCGCCGACGTGTGGGAGTACCAGCGGCTCGACGAGGTGCTGCGCTACATCCCCTGGCCGCGCCGCACCGCCGAGGAGGGCGCGGCCCACACCCGGCGCCGCGCCGAGTTGCGCACGCTCGACGGCACCGCGGACAGCGCCATCTTCCTGGCCTGCGAGCTGGCCGCGGACGACGAGCGGGTGGCAGGAAGCGCCGGCCGCGTGATCGGCGACGTCATGCTGCGCCTCAGCAGCGTCGAGACGGCCGAGCTCGAGATCGGCTGGGTGTTCCACCCCGACTTCGCCGGCAGGGGCTACGCAACCGAGGCGGCGGAGGCCACGCTGCGCCTCGCCTTCGACGGCATCGGCGCCCACCGCGTCATCGCCAACCTCGACCCGCGCAACGAGGCATCCGCCCGGCTGTGCGTGCGGCTCGGCCTGCTGCACGAGGCGACCCTGCGCGAGTCGTACTGGGACAAGGGCGAGTGGAGTGACACCGGCATCTACGGGATGATCGCGCACGAGTGGCGCGCCCGCGAAGACACCCCGGCGCCGCACACACCCTGA
- a CDS encoding glycine--tRNA ligase, translating to MAAPSRLDAVIALARHRGFVFQAGEIYGGSRSAWDYGPLGTELKENIKRQWWRFMVQSRDDVVGLDSSVILPKQVWEASGHVEVFSDPLVECQSCHKRFRADHLEEEYEEKKGRAPENGLDDIACPNCGNRHTWTEPRAFSGLLKTFLGPVDDESGMHYLRPETAQGIFVNFANVLQASRLKPPFGIGQIGKSFRNEITPGNFIFRTREFEQMEMEFFVEPGTDETWQEYWMEQRMSWYTGLGISPENLRFFEHPKEKLSHYSKRTVDIEYRFGFTGSEFGELEGIANRTDFDLKTHSEKSGKDLSFFDQTKNERWTPYVIEPAAGLTRSLMAFLVDAYHEEEVPNAKGGVDTRTVLKLDPRLAPIKAAILPLSRNERLSPMARDLAAELRQSWNIDFDDAGAIGRRYRRQDEIGTPFCITVDFDSLDDQAVTVRDRDTMQQERVPLATLYTYLAERLKGA from the coding sequence ATGGCCGCACCCAGCCGTCTCGACGCCGTCATCGCCCTCGCCCGCCACCGCGGATTCGTTTTCCAGGCCGGTGAGATCTACGGGGGTTCGCGCTCGGCCTGGGACTACGGGCCGCTCGGCACCGAGCTCAAGGAGAACATCAAGCGCCAGTGGTGGCGCTTCATGGTGCAGAGCCGCGACGACGTCGTCGGCCTCGACTCCAGCGTGATCCTGCCCAAGCAGGTGTGGGAGGCATCCGGACACGTCGAGGTCTTCAGCGACCCGCTGGTCGAGTGCCAGAGCTGCCACAAGCGCTTCCGCGCCGACCACCTGGAAGAGGAGTACGAGGAGAAGAAGGGCCGCGCGCCCGAGAACGGCCTCGACGACATCGCCTGCCCCAACTGCGGCAACCGCCACACCTGGACGGAGCCGCGCGCGTTCTCCGGCCTGCTGAAGACCTTCCTCGGCCCGGTCGACGACGAGTCGGGAATGCACTACCTCCGCCCGGAGACGGCGCAGGGCATCTTCGTGAACTTCGCCAACGTGCTGCAGGCCTCTCGCCTCAAGCCCCCGTTCGGCATCGGCCAGATCGGCAAGAGCTTCCGCAACGAGATCACACCAGGAAACTTCATCTTCCGCACCCGTGAGTTCGAGCAGATGGAGATGGAATTCTTCGTCGAGCCCGGAACCGACGAGACGTGGCAGGAGTACTGGATGGAACAGCGCATGAGCTGGTACACCGGTCTCGGCATCAGCCCGGAGAACCTGCGCTTCTTCGAGCACCCGAAGGAGAAGCTCTCGCACTACTCCAAGCGCACCGTCGACATCGAGTACCGCTTCGGCTTCACCGGCAGCGAGTTCGGCGAGCTCGAGGGCATCGCGAACCGCACCGACTTCGACCTGAAGACCCACTCCGAGAAGTCGGGCAAGGACCTCTCCTTCTTCGACCAGACGAAGAATGAGCGCTGGACGCCCTACGTCATCGAGCCGGCCGCCGGCCTCACCCGCTCGCTGATGGCGTTCCTCGTTGACGCGTACCACGAGGAGGAGGTGCCGAACGCGAAGGGCGGCGTCGACACCCGGACCGTGCTCAAGCTCGACCCGCGCCTGGCACCGATCAAGGCCGCCATCCTGCCGCTGTCGCGCAACGAGCGTCTCTCGCCGATGGCGCGTGACCTCGCCGCCGAGCTGCGCCAGAGCTGGAACATCGACTTCGACGACGCCGGCGCCATCGGCCGCCGCTACCGCCGCCAGGACGAGATCGGCACCCCGTTCTGCATCACGGTCGACTTCGACTCGCTCGACGACCAGGCCGTGACCGTGCGTGACCGCGACACCATGCAGCAGGAGCGCGTGCCGCTCGCGACGCTGTACACATACCTCGCCGAGCGCCTGAAGGGCGCCTAA
- a CDS encoding polysaccharide deacetylase family protein: protein MPAHPPAPEPVVTPPPAAPQLARVPVGGGTLTELPGDGQLLAWTADDGSSAAVIAAYAAFAAQSGTRLTLFVTGCYDAWDANAEALRPLVASGQIQLANHTWSHADLTSLPDDEVLSELQRTHDFIHETWGVDARPFFRPPFGYHDERVDDLAASIGYTVPTLWYGTLSDSGLITEQQVVDFATQWFLPQHIVIGHLNFDPVTKVFPQLLAILQERGLQTVTLNDVFSSEQHP from the coding sequence GTGCCAGCGCACCCGCCTGCCCCAGAGCCCGTCGTCACGCCACCGCCAGCGGCCCCGCAACTTGCGCGGGTTCCCGTCGGCGGCGGAACGCTGACCGAGCTGCCGGGTGACGGCCAGCTGCTTGCCTGGACAGCGGATGACGGCAGCAGCGCCGCCGTGATCGCGGCCTACGCCGCCTTCGCCGCCCAGAGCGGAACACGACTCACGCTCTTCGTCACCGGCTGCTATGACGCGTGGGACGCCAATGCCGAGGCGCTGCGCCCGCTCGTCGCGTCCGGGCAGATCCAACTCGCCAATCACACGTGGTCGCACGCCGATCTCACCTCCCTGCCCGATGACGAGGTGCTCTCGGAGCTCCAGCGCACGCACGACTTCATCCACGAGACGTGGGGCGTCGACGCCAGACCCTTCTTCCGGCCGCCATTCGGATACCACGACGAGCGCGTCGACGATCTTGCGGCGAGCATCGGCTACACGGTTCCGACCCTCTGGTACGGCACACTCTCCGACTCCGGGCTGATCACCGAACAGCAGGTGGTCGACTTCGCCACGCAGTGGTTCCTGCCACAGCACATCGTGATCGGCCACCTCAATTTCGACCCGGTCACGAAGGTCTTCCCGCAGCTGCTGGCGATCCTGCAGGAGCGCGGACTGCAGACCGTCACCCTGAACGACGTCTTCAGCAGCGAGCAGCACCCCTGA
- a CDS encoding NUDIX hydrolase, protein MTPTPNHTLPDIAVAAVALIRDRRVLMVTARGRDVLFMPGGKIDAGESIADAAVREAREEMSIDLRPGDLHELFTVAVQAHGEPVGRLVRMHVFGVDAAVAASVTPSPSAEVSELHWVEAADVHRCPPAGAEVLQRLAAAELID, encoded by the coding sequence GTGACCCCGACACCCAACCACACACTCCCCGACATCGCCGTGGCCGCCGTCGCGCTGATCCGCGATCGCCGCGTGCTCATGGTCACGGCCCGCGGGCGCGACGTGCTGTTCATGCCGGGCGGCAAGATCGATGCCGGCGAGTCCATCGCGGATGCCGCGGTGCGCGAGGCCCGCGAGGAGATGTCGATCGACCTCAGGCCGGGCGACCTCCACGAGCTCTTCACCGTGGCGGTGCAGGCACACGGCGAGCCCGTCGGCCGGCTCGTGCGCATGCACGTCTTCGGGGTGGATGCCGCCGTCGCGGCATCCGTCACCCCCTCGCCGTCGGCCGAGGTGAGCGAGCTGCACTGGGTCGAGGCTGCGGATGTCCACCGCTGCCCGCCGGCCGGTGCGGAGGTCTTGCAGCGGCTCGCGGCGGCCGAGCTGATCGACTAG
- a CDS encoding Pr6Pr family membrane protein, whose product MTDSDDYAPTGRTTSVDEAGRAAVAGAPARHWASALTGTTAARVWHGVVAAMTLTGVSMEIYTILVDTIPDVGQTVVLLGLLFSYFTILSNVLVGVTCLMLVIDPHRDGPIFRIARLDAVLCMAITGIVYNTVLAGLQELSKAGEVSNFFMHQAGPLLAVLGWFVVGPRPRVDRSTIWWSMAAPLAWIAYTFVAGAVSGHYPYPFMRATEIGYPAALLNTGVVVVIFLVGAALLGWIDRKLPAAPTG is encoded by the coding sequence GTGACGGATTCAGACGACTACGCCCCGACCGGCCGCACGACCAGCGTGGACGAGGCCGGCAGGGCCGCCGTCGCCGGTGCGCCAGCGCGGCACTGGGCATCCGCGCTCACGGGCACGACGGCCGCCCGCGTCTGGCACGGTGTCGTCGCGGCGATGACGCTCACGGGCGTCAGCATGGAGATCTACACGATCCTCGTCGACACGATCCCTGACGTCGGCCAGACCGTCGTGCTGCTCGGACTGCTCTTCAGCTACTTCACGATCCTCTCCAACGTGCTCGTCGGCGTGACCTGCCTCATGCTCGTGATCGACCCCCACCGCGACGGGCCGATCTTCCGGATCGCCCGGCTCGACGCCGTGCTCTGCATGGCGATCACGGGCATCGTCTACAACACCGTGCTGGCCGGGTTGCAGGAGCTCTCCAAGGCCGGAGAGGTCTCGAACTTCTTCATGCACCAGGCCGGCCCGCTCCTCGCCGTGCTCGGCTGGTTCGTCGTCGGCCCGCGGCCGCGCGTCGACCGCTCGACGATCTGGTGGTCGATGGCCGCGCCGCTCGCCTGGATCGCCTACACCTTCGTGGCAGGGGCGGTGTCCGGTCACTACCCGTACCCGTTCATGCGGGCCACGGAGATCGGCTACCCGGCGGCACTGCTCAACACGGGCGTGGTCGTCGTCATCTTCCTGGTCGGTGCCGCCCTGCTCGGCTGGATCGACCGCAAACTGCCGGCAGCGCCGACGGGCTGA
- a CDS encoding serine hydrolase: MTTPAQQSERRVRQAALERGRHQGGETNENFGRGFAALGQLALDGVQVSARASDLATGRVLFSVDDHVAMPAADIGKVLLLIEVAAQLSDPDRADDGLGELVILDRGAGDAAGAAGIWQHLQAPSLPVADLAALVGASNDNLASNVLLRVVGLEAVRRRAESLGLSKTALLDVVRDQRGPDDAPQLSVGSAQELCWLFTAMARGEVVSPAVSQRVLGWLSLNADLSMVASAFGLVPLAHREPDHGLLLVNLTGTEPGVRSEVGVLRGPRAGVSYTVSMSFADTALAARLEVLDGMRQVGLDLLEYVH; this comes from the coding sequence GTGACAACCCCCGCTCAGCAGTCGGAACGCCGTGTGCGGCAGGCGGCACTCGAGCGGGGCAGGCACCAGGGCGGCGAGACGAACGAGAACTTCGGGCGCGGTTTCGCTGCGCTCGGCCAGCTCGCCCTCGACGGCGTGCAGGTCTCGGCGCGCGCCAGCGACCTCGCAACGGGGCGCGTGCTGTTCTCTGTCGATGACCACGTCGCGATGCCGGCCGCCGACATCGGCAAGGTGCTGCTCCTCATCGAGGTCGCTGCCCAACTGAGCGACCCCGACCGCGCGGACGACGGTCTCGGTGAGCTCGTGATCCTCGATCGGGGCGCCGGCGATGCCGCGGGCGCTGCCGGCATCTGGCAGCACCTGCAGGCGCCGTCGCTGCCCGTGGCAGATCTGGCCGCGCTCGTCGGAGCGAGCAACGACAACCTGGCCAGCAACGTCTTGCTGCGGGTCGTCGGGCTCGAGGCCGTGCGCAGACGTGCAGAGTCGCTCGGGCTCTCGAAGACGGCGCTGCTCGACGTCGTGCGCGATCAGCGCGGCCCGGACGACGCCCCGCAGCTTTCGGTCGGCTCGGCGCAGGAACTCTGCTGGCTCTTCACCGCCATGGCCCGCGGCGAGGTGGTGTCGCCAGCCGTCTCGCAGCGCGTGCTCGGCTGGCTCTCGCTCAACGCCGACCTCTCCATGGTCGCCAGCGCCTTCGGCCTCGTTCCGCTCGCGCACCGCGAGCCCGATCACGGCCTACTGCTCGTGAACCTGACCGGAACGGAACCAGGGGTGCGCAGCGAGGTCGGCGTGCTGCGCGGCCCGCGCGCCGGCGTCAGCTACACGGTCTCGATGAGCTTCGCCGACACCGCCCTCGCGGCCAGGCTCGAGGTGCTCGACGGCATGCGCCAGGTCGGACTCGACCTGTTGGAGTACGTGCACTGA